DNA sequence from the Methanolobus sp. ZRKC5 genome:
TTGAATTATTGGCGACTTCTTCCATTGTAGTATTGGCATCTTTCATGGACTTGTTTATCCCCTGTGAGACGCTGATATTGAAAGTGCCTTCATCTGAGAGACTATCGTAGGTAGTGCTCAGGTTACTTCCTTTGTCATCTTCGTAGGTACTGGTGTCGCGTTTGACATCATTATAGAGAACTTTTCCGTTGTAATAAGTAGTGTATGTGAGAGCCCATGGGTCCACAGAATCAAAGATACGTTTCTGGGCATAGAGAGTGCCGGCATTCACAGAAGCCGTCAATGACGGACCGGTGACAATGTTCAACGGACCGTTCAGATAGTGTTGCCACGGGCCATATGTGAAAGTTCGGATATTGGTAGCACCCAGTACGATGTCAGAGGTAACTCCGCCGCTTAACTCTGTTTCGTATTCGTTGACCAATTGCTCCAGCAAGGGTTCTCTAGAAGTGATGATAGCTGTCACATTCATGGAATCTGTGCTGGATGCGTTCGTTGTAAGGTCCACCAGAGTATAATCCAGGTCATGGACGTTCATAATATAATATATAGGATAATCAGGATCATCTGAAGCTGACCTGCTAATCTCCCTTTTCAGGGTTCCGTTGATCTTATCTATTCTTATTTGCGAAGGATCAACATTCGGTTCTATGTTAACCGCATAATTGTTGAAAGTATGCTGGTTTTCCTGATAGGATGTCTGCAGGTATTCATTGAAATACTCCGCAGTGATATCTTTAATAGGACTGCTGCCCACATGGAACCAGTCCACTGCCTTTGCCTCTTCGTCATATTCCAGAATCAGGTAAGTGTAACCATATTCAGCATTTTCGGGAATCACGATCTCTTCCTCGAAACTTGAGCTGCTCCAGAATGAATGGGATTCATTGTAGTCTATCTTCTTGTATATCGTCCCTGAATCACTTTTTACAATCAGGGTCCTTTGCTTATCCGAAAAGAGACAGGAAATGAATTTGAATGTATCAGAAGGAAGGGACACTGATACCTTTATCGTATCACCGGGTTCTACATCACGACTATCGGATGATACGGAGAAATCATCAGATCCCATAATTTCATTTGTAGTGGTTTCAGGTTTTATCACCGGATGTTCACCCTGCCATACAAGAGCTTCCATGCCCGCATAATTGAGACAGCGTGCAAGATCAGCAGATGCAAATTCAACAGCTGCTCTTTCCATATCAGCAGTATTAGTAGTGTAGATAACTTCCGCAAGTTCATAATCAGTCTTTGCTATATATACGGATGCTATTACCGCGAAGAGAAGAATGAACATACCAATTACCGCAAAGGGAATGTAAGCCCGGGTATCCTGACTAAAACAACGTTTTTTATTCGCGGGATATGAATTCATGAACTAACCTTTTTTGATGCTGATGTGAACTGAGCAAAGCATTACAGAAGATTATTTAAACTTCGTTATTTTGTTCTTTTTTAATCAAAATTTTATAATCACATACCAATATTCATTTACTCCAATGATTAAAAATATCATCAGCCGCTTCAGTAAAGAACATCACATTTCAAAATAATGTCCTGTTCTATCACCAGGCATAAGCAAGAACTAATCGAAACTGTAAAATATACTACATTTATACTACCAGACATACTTGATCAGAAGAAGGAAGAACTTTCTTTCAGACAATCACTATAATACCATTTATAGATCATTCATATTATCAGGTTGACAAAAAATGAAGATAAGCAAACCACGAGGTACACGTGATTTCCCCCCGGAAGACACAAAGAAAAGAAGATACGTGGAGAACATACTACGTCAGGTCGTTAAGAATTGGGGATTCAACGAGATAATCACTCCAACATTTGAGAAACTGGAACTTTTCACACTCAAATCCGGTGAAGGAATAGTAGGGGAACTCTACAACTTCAAAGACAAGGGAGACAGGGAAATGACCCTGCGTCCGGAACTGACAGCTCCTGTCATGAGAATGTATGTCAATGAGATGCAATCATACCAGCAACCATTGAAGTTGTTCTATTTCGAGAACTGCTTTAGGTATGAGAGACCCCAGAAAGGACGCTTCAGAGAATTCTGGCAGTTCGGTGTGGAACTCATTGGCAGCAAAAGAGCAGACGCTGATGCTGAAGTCATTGCACTGGCAACCGAGATGCTCAAATCCGTGGGTATCAAAGGTGACCTTCACGTGAATAATCTTGGTGTTATCAGAAACCTTCTGAACGTTTTGGAAACCGAGCACCAGAGCAAAATAATGAGACTTGTTGACAAGAAAGATGACACAGGACTCAATGATTTCCTTGAGGAAATAAACGCACCTGCAGACCTGCGCATGAAACTCCTTGAACTTATATGCCTCACAGGAGAGGGAGCAGTGACAAAGGCACGGGAACTTGTGGGAGACATTCCTGAAATAGAGACATTCCAGGAACTTCTGACTCTTCTGGATACCTACGGCGTGGAATATACAATTGATTTTGGAATCGCCAGGGGACTTGACTACTACACAGGCACAGTCTTTGAAATATACGCTGAGGGACTTGGTGCCCAGAATCAGGTATGTGGAGGAGGTTCATACAATCTTATCAAACTATTTGGCGGCGGAGATGTGCCATCCACAGGATTCGGCCTTGGATTTGACAGGATAATGGAAGTCTGTGAGATGGAAGCGCCTGATGACAAGCCGCTCGTTATCATTGCAAAGGACAGTACACGTCTTGATGCTGTGAAAGCTGCTACTAAACTCAGGCCACACATGCCGGTATACAATGACCTGATGAAGAGGAATTTCAAAGCCCAGTTATCCTATGCAAACAACATCGGTGCCAATTATGTGGTAATAATCGGTGAGCAGGAAGTTGAAGCCGGAAAAGTTACTTTGAAGGACATGAAAAACGGTGAGCAGGAACTTCTGACTCTTGAAGATGTCATTCAAAAACTTACAAACAAATGATGGAAAAATCCCCGATAAGCATCATAAAAAATGAAAGGGCAGCAGATGCCCTTCCCATGAGAATGGTGGTTGCAGTTATTGCCATAGGAGCATTGCTGCTTCTACTATCAACAGCAGTATCCTCACTACTTGAAAATGAGGAAATGTATGCTACTGAAGCTGTAATATCGGAAATAGAAGGTCATGCTGACCAGATGTCTTCCAGGGGAGCTGGCAGCAATATAACTCTTGAAATTGATATTCCTTCAAATACAAAACTTGTAATGGGAGCTGTCCCGGGGAAAGAGGATAATTGGCCTTCCGATTCCCGGAACTACTACATAGAGGTCAACGGAAAGCAAATCATCGGAGAGTCCATTGCATTTTATTCTAATGTTTCACTTGATGGATGCGCTGTCCTGAGCCCCGGTCCGCACATAATTACCATGGAAAGTGTCCGCGATCAAAATAGAAAAATTTTTATTACACTTAGTGATAAGTCCCAGTTGTAATGAAAAAACGGACAATAGTTAATACCATAGATCCTTCTTCGTTAGTTGGTACGAAAAGCTTTACTGATGATAACACTGCGTGGGTAGACCTGATACTTTCAAAAACAGCACTCATCATAGTAACTGTGGTCATCTTTGCCGCAGTATATAATCTGACTTCCATTTCATCAGATATGGTCAAAAAGAATGAGCTGGAAGTACTCGCAATTGACCTGGCATCAAACATTGATTCGCTGGGAAGTATTCATTCCGGTACAGACAATGCAGTGAAAATATACAATTTTGACAGTTCTGCAAGACAACTAACTAACCGTGGCAGACTAAATATCTCAGTCACCGGAGAATATGTAAGCTGCACTTTTTCGGATAGTGGAAACAACCT
Encoded proteins:
- the hisS gene encoding histidine--tRNA ligase, which translates into the protein MKISKPRGTRDFPPEDTKKRRYVENILRQVVKNWGFNEIITPTFEKLELFTLKSGEGIVGELYNFKDKGDREMTLRPELTAPVMRMYVNEMQSYQQPLKLFYFENCFRYERPQKGRFREFWQFGVELIGSKRADADAEVIALATEMLKSVGIKGDLHVNNLGVIRNLLNVLETEHQSKIMRLVDKKDDTGLNDFLEEINAPADLRMKLLELICLTGEGAVTKARELVGDIPEIETFQELLTLLDTYGVEYTIDFGIARGLDYYTGTVFEIYAEGLGAQNQVCGGGSYNLIKLFGGGDVPSTGFGLGFDRIMEVCEMEAPDDKPLVIIAKDSTRLDAVKAATKLRPHMPVYNDLMKRNFKAQLSYANNIGANYVVIIGEQEVEAGKVTLKDMKNGEQELLTLEDVIQKLTNK